Part of the Drosophila kikkawai strain 14028-0561.14 chromosome 3L, DkikHiC1v2, whole genome shotgun sequence genome is shown below.
CGATGGGTAGAGCGTGGCTCTCCTTGGGCTGTCGTCTATGGCTTTTTGGCGTgggtggagtgtgactccgttGTCGTCCTTCGCtgatcagagcgtggctctgcaTGGTGGGCCATTGGTGGCTCTTCGTCGGGgttggagtgtgactccgtcGATGTGCTTCGCTGggcagagcgtggctctgagtgATGTGCCGGGGATGGCTCTTCGTGGTGGGAGTGTGACTCCGTCGATGTGCTTCGTTgctcagagcgtggctctgagtgATGTGCCGGGGATGACTCTTCGTGGCGGGAGTGTGACTCCGTCGGTGTGCTTTGCtgatcagagcgtggctctgagtgATGTGCCGTTGTTGGCTCTTCGTggttggagcgtggctcccttcgctggtcagagcgtggctctgcggGCTGGTCCCGTGggttggagcgtggctcccttcgctggtcagagcgtggctctgtcgttggtctccgctggtcagagcgtggctctgttgttggtcttcgctggtcagagcgtggctctgttgttggtcttcgctggtcgtTCGGTCGCAGTCGGAGGGTCTGCCCGCCCCATAGCAGGGTTGCTCCGATTCCACAGAGGAAGTCCATTCCCAGGAGTATGTCGTCCAGTGCGTCCGACATCACGAGGAGAATGGTGGGCGTCCGTTCACTCCCGAGGTAAATATTTGCCGCCAGAGCTCTGGTCAGCTCGCGGCGAGTTTTACCTGGGTACGGATGTCCCGTGTGTTCCTTCCGTTGTCCAGCATTTGAGCCAGCCCTTCGCTAATGAAGCTATGGGTGGCTCCGGTCTCCAGGGTAGCTGTGAACCGCTGCCCCTCCATGTGGATGGTAGCGCGGATGCGTCCCTGGTACTGATGGAGAGTGTCTCCTATTGGCTTCGGGGATACGGAGGGTTCCTCGGGAGATTCCCGGTCACACGAGGCCCTTGTCCGTTTCCCGACGGTGGCTGTCGGCAACAGTCAATCGTCCTGCGTCCTCGTTGACCGCAATCCCAACAGAATAGGATCCGTGGATTCCTGCATTCGGCTTCGAAGTGCCCGGATTGGCCACAGTTCCGGCAGGCGTCGCGAACGTTTACGGCTTCTGGTCGTGGTGCCACCGCGCTCTGGCTGGTGCAAGCGTTCCGGCTAAGGGAACCGTTGAGGGCGTTGCCTGAAGAGGGCGCCTGTTGAGCTCGTCGAGTGGGCATCCTGTCTCCGTCTGCTGCGTAGCTGGCTCCTGTGGCCTGGCGTTGAGTCGGGATCCGGTTCTCGAGCGTTCTTCCGCCTCGGCTGCGCGTCTCCTCGTAGTTGGTCACGAGATGCGTTAGCTCGGTCAGCGTACGGAAATCCCGCCTCCGGGTGTAGAGTTGATACTCTGGCAGCATATTTTCATAGATCCTCTCCAGTTCCTTGTCCGAGGAGAATCCGGCCCAGCGCATCTGCAAACGGATGTCGATAAGGTATTCCTTAAATGGCCCGTTGGGCTTCTGTGCATCCTTATCTCATCCTCCAGCCGCTGATAGTATCGCGGTGGCAAGAAGAAGTCAAGGAACTCTCGGCGGACCTCGGTCCAGCTGGCTTGCTGGAGTCCGCTCGTGCGGAACCAACTTTCGGCTCGGCCGGTCAGCAACACCACCAGGGCTTGAGCCAGATATctccggtcgatccggcagGTATCGGCACGCTCCTCGATGTGCTCTATGAATCCAAGTGGATCCGTTGTTCCATCAAAGGAAAGACCCCACTTGGTCATCCTGTCGATCAGGATTGCTCTCAAGCCGGCTTCACTAGGGGAATGCGCAGATCGCGCAGGCTCCTCCGCCTTCGGGCGTCGCCCTGTAGCGGGTGACGTGCTACGCGGCAGAAAAAGCGAGGGTGGCACCAGCGATGCCGACGTGGTCGGTTCCGGCGAGATGAGAGACGGATCTAGCGGTATAGGTGACTTGACGTCGCCGGTGGGTGCGTTCCCGAACCGGCGCTCCAGCTCGTCGAGCCGATCCAGTATTTCCTCGGAATTGCCTGGCTGCCGCGAGAATGCTATGAGCCGCGCACGTTGCTCGTCTACCGTGCCGCTTCGGTCGAGTTCGAATTCGCCTAGGATGGCTTCTAATTCCATCTTTTTGCGGTAGCTTATCCACGTGACGCCCATGGTTCGCAGGAGACGTAGAGAACAAGGATTAAAAGTATCAACGGGGCTCGAGTGAGTGGAAAACGGCAGGATACCGTGGCAGCGACTGGATTCTATATTGCTGGACACGAGTTTGCTTGGAATGGATCTCGCAGGATCCGCACTGTGTGCACGTACACCCTTGATTCAGATCTCGCAGGATCACAGAGacttttactttattatatcttattggtgttttattatatttattccaCTCTTATTGTTTATTCGTTAGTATTTATTTGtccttattatttgtattttatttttttattttattcgatttcgatttatttatagatttataaaaataccgaagatatatatttattcgtTCATTCGTTTCCAGTATTTTCGGcggttatttttattttattcaaattttattgttGATTTATGCCCTatatttggatttattttattgtatttgtcttgtatttatttatttggatttattttaatttgattatttttggttttatttattttatttcgatttattttaatttttattgtttccgtttatttatttgcattaattatttttatacccttgcagggtattataatttcagtcagaagtttgcaacgcagtgaaggagacgtttccgaccctataaagtatatatattcttgatcagcatcaacagccgagtcgatctagccatgtccgtctgtccgtccgtctgtccgtctgtccgtccgtctgtccgtctgtccgtttctacgcaaactagtccctcagttttaaagctatctgaatgaaactttacatatagtcttctatatactctcactgctatatatgtcggaacgggccggatcggacgactatatcatatagctgccatacaaatgttcgataaatttttagaaaaaaaattataacttggctgtttttcaacatttttgcacaattttttagatttggccattatatattatttctgaattttggtaaaaattttatgaaaatcggactactatatcttatagctgccataggaacgatagggaaagtaaaagaaaaaattataacttcgttgtttttcaacgtattttcatctaatttgaaacatgagcttctggtattatttcaaaattttggtataaatttaatgaaaatcggacgactatatcttatagctgccataggaacgatagggaaaacgatagaaaaaattataacttcgttgtttttcaacgtattttcatctactttgagacatgagcatttagtattatttcagaattttggtaacgatattatgaaaatcggagaactatatcatatagctgccatagaagtgatccgtagatgtagagaaaatgtaaagctgggaatgtaaactgtaactgtcaaactgtaaacatattaagtataggtaaaatgttatgaaactccgtttagtgtctgttttcggcattataatttataatataaatatgaaaaccaatctgcaagggtatacaaacttcggcgtgccgaagttagcttcctttcttgttttttatgaaatttgttGTTATGTTCTCGGCGGCAGGATTCTTTGAGGATTCGTGGGCGTCCTTAACTTGGTTAAAGGATAGTGAAAATCTTCCCGGTGTGCAAGGATACGACGACGAGTTTCGATGAGTGGGTCTTTCGAGGTGTAAGGTCTGCGACGATGTGTATTCAACGATGGTTTCAAGAGACTGCGAGCGATGTGTATTTAATGAGCTGATCTTGCGAAGTGTGTCCCTCCTAGCAAGGGTCCCCTGTATTTATCGTAATGTTTAAGCTAgccgacgctgctgccgcgggcagAGCAGAACTGGAGATGTGTGTGGGCCACGTGAGTGTGTGCTTGCTCgaagcgtccctctgccggcgttgacgctggCAGTGACGTTGACTACGATTTCTGGCTTAACTG
Proteins encoded:
- the LOC138928425 gene encoding variant surface antigen E-like, coding for MSDALDDILLGMDFLCGIGATLLWGGQTLRLRPNDQRRPTTEPRSDQRRPTTEPRSDQRRPTTEPRSDQRREPRSNPRDQPAEPRSDQRREPRSNHEEPTTAHHSEPRSDQQSTPTESHSRHEESSPAHHSEPRSEQRSTSTESHSHHEEPSPAHHSEPRSAQRSTSTESHSNPDEEPPMAHHAEPRSDQRRTTTESHSTHAKKP